The following are encoded in a window of Labrus bergylta chromosome 16, fLabBer1.1, whole genome shotgun sequence genomic DNA:
- the LOC109978091 gene encoding uncharacterized protein gives MNKHSEPSKVTEDSSIKRGNRMSPSRKELQKALLRYTADTLIHIHTVRGFCERAPEWMLKRESELNMMMDINISQVTAKSREEELEKELAAVLKDTLMELEELHCFLDAVEKLAVTSLHVFMEGRQVVLHLPEGVGLDHVQVVIAAARLVCPLLVEFKRDEMVFFQPKLQNVEVLAYQLDKYIQTTQRICGLLEKSTSSDFDLNMIKKSAVDLDLDLSEDDMERMLYHINQLDDIRMNQHFSLVYLFHDCSGFLDKFRDCQPRLLQSLDGLEEIAVQFDSMNKGAKISSVVGSSVGAVGGVLSIIGLLLAPVTAGLSLGLTMTGIGLSVTSGVNGLVTTATELGVNSTQQKKATEVFEGFMKDLQSLQDCLKKVSDQTNARMEASQIDVVLGVGKVLVKGGQVLQNVPKVAADIPDIGQAAIKGPLALTKSARAGLIGLNALFLGMDVFFICKDSISLSKGSETKASQFIRARAALWRSEIDAWQKIHDSLIEGLQKSEKNKAILETPFHPELESELKMETKKQKQTEMEIPPDEENENMEKEGKIV, from the exons ATGAACAAACACTCAG agcccagtaaagttacagaagacagcagcataaagaGAGGCAACAGGATGTCCCCGTCAAG AAAGGAGCTCCAGAAGGCCTTGTTGCGCTACACTGCAGACACCCTCATCCACATCCACACGGTGAGAGGATTCTGTGAGAGGGCCCCTGAATGGATGCTAAAGAGGGAGTCAGAGTTAAACATGATGATGGACATAAACATCAGCCAGGTGACCGCAAAGAGCAGGGAggaagagctggagaaggagctgGCTGCTGTGCTGAAGGACACTCTGATGGAACTGGAGGAGCTCCACTGTTTCCTGGATGCGGTAGAGAAGCTGGCAGTCACCtcacttcatgtgttcatgGAGGGGAGGCAGGTGGTGTTGCACCTGCCAGAGGGGGTCGGCCTCGATCATGTTCAGGTTGTGATCGCTGCCGCACGGCTGGTCTGCCCTCTGCTCGTTGAGTTTAAAAGAGATGAAATGGTCTTCTTCCAGCCCAAACTGCAGAATGTGGAAGTGCTGGCGTATCAGCTGGACAAATACATTCAGACCACCCAGAGGATCTGTGGACTGTTGGAGAAAAG caCTTCCAGTGACTTCGACCTGAACATGATCAAGAAATCTGCAGTAGACCTGGATTTGGATTTATCAGAAGACGACATGGAGAGGATGCTCTATCACATCAATCAACTGGATGACATCAG AATGAACCAGCACTTCTCTTTGGTGTACTTGTTTCATGACTGCTCTGGTTTCCTCGACAAGTTCAGAGATTGTCAACCTCGCCTGCTGCAGTCTCTAGATGGACTGGAGGAGATTGCTGTTCAGTTCGACTCCATGAATAAGGGGGCAAAGATCTCCAGTGTGGTGGGCAGCTCAGTGGGGGCGGTTGGAGGCGTGCTTTCcatcattggtttattattggCTCCTGTAACAGCTGGACTGTCTCTGGGTCTTACCATGACTGGGATAGGGCTTAGTGTCACCAGCGGGGTCAATGGCCTTGTCACTACGGCGACAGAGTTAGGAGTAAACagtacacaacaaaagaaagccaCTGAGGTCTTCGAGGGGTTCATGAAGGATTTGCAGAGTCTTCAGGATTGTCTGAAGAAAGTCAGCGATCAAACTAACGCCAGAATGGAAGCAAGTCAGATAGATGTAGTCTTGGGAGTGGGCAAGGTGCTTGTCAAAGGTGGTCAAGTTTTACAGAACGTGCCAAAGGTGGCCGCAGACATCCCAGATATCGGACAGGCAGCAATCAAAGGGCCTCTGGCCCTCACCAAGTCCGCCAGAGCCGGTCTCATCGGGCTGAATGCTCTTTTTCTCGGCATGGATGTCTTCTTCATCTGTAAAGACAGCATCAGTCTGTCCAAAGGCAGCGAGACCAAGGCCTCACAGTTCATCAGAGCCAGAGCGGCACTGTGGCGCTCAGAGATCGACGCCTGGCAGAAAATCCACGACTCCCTGATAGAAGGTCTgcagaaatcagagaaaaacaaagctatCCTGGAAACGCCATTTCATCCAGAGTTGGAGAGTGAGCTGAAGATGGAGacgaagaaacaaaaacaaacggaaATGGAAATTCCCCCTGATGAAGAgaatgaaaacatggaaaaagaaggaaaaattGTGTAA